One part of the [Pantoea] beijingensis genome encodes these proteins:
- the gabT gene encoding 4-aminobutyrate--2-oxoglutarate transaminase → MSQRNQEWQVRREAAVTAGVGNSLPVYVALARNAELWDVEGTRYIDFASGIGALNTGHNHPRVIQAVRAQLETFTHPCFQVTPYGSYIELAEKLNQLVPIAEPTQTLLMTTGAEAVENAIKVARIATGRTAVIAFRGAFHGRTLLGMALTGKVQPYKRGYGPFPGGIFHAPYPAAYLGVSDMQAFGALQGIFAADVSPEEVAAIIIEPVQGEGGFYAASPAFLQQLRTLCNEHGIVLIVDEIQSGFCRTGKTFAVEHSGIEPDLITLAKSLAGGFPLSALVGKKVLMEKAQAGGLGGTYAGSPIGIAAALAVTTLIEEEQLNQKAQAQGEYVTNRLQQFAGQFDCIGEVRGIGAMIAMELIEQGDRQKPDKVLTQALVQEAGKQGLILLSCGVRGNVIRFLIPLTASKEIVIEGLNILYSALHLVQNTRPAK, encoded by the coding sequence ATGAGTCAGCGTAATCAGGAGTGGCAGGTTCGGCGCGAAGCGGCCGTCACGGCGGGCGTAGGTAACTCACTTCCGGTGTATGTTGCCCTGGCGCGCAATGCGGAATTGTGGGATGTGGAAGGTACACGCTATATCGATTTCGCTTCAGGTATTGGGGCGCTAAACACCGGGCATAATCATCCCAGGGTGATTCAGGCCGTTCGCGCGCAATTGGAGACGTTTACCCATCCCTGTTTTCAGGTAACGCCGTATGGCAGCTATATTGAACTGGCTGAAAAATTGAACCAACTGGTGCCGATTGCAGAGCCGACCCAAACGCTACTGATGACGACCGGCGCTGAAGCGGTAGAAAATGCAATAAAAGTCGCCCGCATTGCCACAGGCCGCACTGCAGTCATCGCCTTCCGGGGTGCTTTCCATGGCCGGACGCTGCTTGGGATGGCGCTCACCGGCAAAGTTCAACCTTATAAGAGGGGGTATGGGCCTTTTCCCGGAGGGATTTTCCATGCACCTTATCCCGCCGCTTACTTAGGGGTTAGTGATATGCAGGCGTTCGGCGCACTGCAGGGGATCTTTGCCGCGGATGTATCACCTGAAGAGGTGGCGGCCATTATTATTGAGCCGGTGCAGGGTGAGGGCGGCTTCTATGCCGCGTCGCCCGCTTTTCTGCAACAGCTACGAACACTGTGTAATGAACATGGCATTGTGTTAATTGTTGATGAGATTCAAAGTGGTTTTTGTCGTACCGGTAAAACCTTTGCCGTTGAGCATAGCGGTATTGAGCCCGATTTGATCACTTTGGCGAAAAGCCTGGCGGGAGGTTTTCCGTTATCAGCGCTGGTGGGCAAAAAAGTGCTAATGGAAAAAGCACAGGCTGGCGGATTGGGCGGTACGTATGCCGGTTCCCCCATCGGCATTGCGGCGGCGCTGGCGGTAACTACGCTGATCGAAGAAGAGCAGCTTAATCAAAAAGCGCAGGCGCAAGGGGAGTACGTCACTAACAGGTTGCAGCAGTTTGCCGGGCAGTTTGACTGCATTGGCGAAGTCCGTGGTATCGGCGCAATGATTGCGATGGAGTTGATTGAACAAGGCGATCGTCAGAAGCCAGATAAAGTACTAACACAGGCGCTGGTGCAGGAAGCGGGTAAGCAGGGGCTGATATTACTTTCGTGCGGCGTGCGGGGAAATGTTATTCGCTTTCTCATTCCCCTGACCGCAAGCAAAGAAATTGTTATTGAAGGCCTCAACATCTTGTATTCTGCCCTCCATTTGGTGCAGAATACGCGCCCTGCAAAATAG